The following are from one region of the Nostoc cf. commune SO-36 genome:
- the ctaD gene encoding cytochrome c oxidase subunit I yields MTNVPIEGILLPDEKHNHESPSNWKEYFSFSTDHKVIGIQYLVTSFFFFLVGGIFAMVMRGELMTPESDLVDRTVYNGMFTMHGTVMLFLWTFPSLVGFANYLVPLMIGARDMAFPRLNAVAFWMVPVVGILMMGSFFVPGGPAQAGWWSYPPVSLQNPTGNLINGQVIWLLAVAISGVSSIMGAVNFVTTIVKMRAPGMGFFKMPLFVWTVFSAQIIQLFGLPALTAGAVMLLLDLTAGTAFFDPAKGGNPVMFEHYFWFYSHPAVYVIILPIFGIFSEIFPVYSRKPLFGYKVVAVSSILIAIVSGIVWVHHMYVSGTPGWMRLIFMLTTMFVSVPTGIKVFAWVATIWGGKLRLTTPMLFALGALIMFVFAGITGIMLSSVPVDVHVNNTYFVVGHFHYVLYGTVTMGLYAAIYHWFPKMTGRMYSESWGKIHFWLAFIGTNLNFLPMHPLGLQGMLRRVASYAPEYTFWNIIASLGGFLLGMSTLPFIFNMVISWMQGEKAPANPWRAIGLEWLVSSPPPVENFEEIPIIISEPYGYGKSEPLTANLSE; encoded by the coding sequence ATGACTAATGTTCCTATTGAAGGTATTCTTCTCCCTGATGAGAAGCATAACCACGAATCTCCAAGTAATTGGAAAGAATACTTCAGCTTTAGTACCGACCACAAGGTAATTGGTATCCAGTATCTCGTTACCTCCTTTTTCTTCTTCCTCGTCGGCGGTATCTTTGCGATGGTGATGCGGGGAGAACTGATGACACCCGAATCAGATTTAGTCGATCGCACCGTCTACAACGGTATGTTCACCATGCACGGCACTGTGATGCTGTTTTTGTGGACATTTCCCTCACTGGTTGGTTTTGCCAACTATTTAGTACCCCTAATGATTGGGGCGCGAGATATGGCATTTCCCCGCCTCAACGCCGTCGCCTTTTGGATGGTGCCAGTAGTTGGGATTTTGATGATGGGTAGCTTCTTTGTCCCTGGAGGCCCTGCCCAAGCCGGCTGGTGGTCTTACCCGCCAGTCAGTCTCCAGAATCCCACAGGTAACTTAATTAATGGTCAAGTTATCTGGTTGCTAGCAGTAGCAATATCTGGCGTATCTTCAATTATGGGGGCAGTAAATTTTGTCACCACAATTGTGAAGATGCGGGCCCCAGGAATGGGTTTCTTCAAAATGCCGTTGTTTGTCTGGACAGTATTTAGCGCCCAGATTATCCAACTATTCGGACTACCTGCATTGACAGCAGGTGCGGTAATGCTGCTACTCGACCTCACAGCAGGCACTGCCTTTTTCGACCCCGCCAAGGGTGGTAATCCAGTAATGTTTGAGCATTACTTCTGGTTCTACTCCCACCCCGCCGTTTACGTGATTATTTTGCCCATCTTCGGCATTTTCTCGGAAATCTTTCCAGTTTATTCACGTAAACCCTTATTTGGTTACAAAGTAGTTGCCGTTTCATCCATTTTGATTGCGATCGTCAGTGGTATCGTTTGGGTACACCACATGTACGTCAGTGGTACACCCGGCTGGATGCGGTTGATTTTCATGTTGACGACGATGTTTGTATCTGTCCCCACGGGAATTAAAGTATTTGCTTGGGTAGCAACTATTTGGGGCGGTAAACTGCGGCTAACTACCCCCATGCTGTTTGCCTTAGGTGCATTAATCATGTTTGTCTTTGCAGGAATCACAGGCATCATGCTTTCTTCCGTGCCCGTTGATGTCCACGTTAACAATACCTACTTTGTAGTGGGACACTTCCACTACGTCCTCTACGGAACTGTGACGATGGGCTTGTATGCTGCCATCTATCACTGGTTCCCCAAAATGACTGGGCGGATGTACTCAGAAAGCTGGGGTAAAATCCACTTCTGGTTAGCCTTCATCGGCACTAACCTCAACTTTTTGCCCATGCACCCATTAGGATTGCAAGGAATGTTACGCCGAGTTGCTTCCTACGCCCCAGAGTACACATTCTGGAATATCATCGCTAGCTTGGGCGGATTCCTCTTAGGAATGTCCACCTTGCCCTTCATTTTCAACATGGTGATTTCTTGGATGCAAGGCGAGAAAGCACCTGCTAATCCTTGGAGAGCAATCGGACTAGAGTGGTTAGTTTCTTCACCCCCCCCAGTAGAAAACTTTGAAGAAATCCCCATCATCATCTCTGAACCCTACGGCTACGGCAAATCAGAACCCTTGACAGCTAACCTCTCAGAATAA
- a CDS encoding metal ABC transporter ATP-binding protein, giving the protein MKSISIDVENLTVAYHGKVALHGAFLQIQAGSISGLVGMNGSGKSTLFKAIMGFLKPVTGKVLINGLPIKTVQKKSLVAYVPQSEEVDWNFPVSVHDVVMMGRYGYMNILRIPSANDRLVVRESLERMQMWSMRDRQIGELSGGQKKRAFLARALAQQGTVLLLDEPFTGVDIKTEKAMIDLLLELREEGHTILISTHDLASITTFCDQVVLINRTILAYGDTSEVFTEENLSRTFGGSLGDLSLGKSQIIRGNQGESH; this is encoded by the coding sequence ATGAAATCCATTAGCATTGATGTCGAAAATTTGACAGTTGCTTACCACGGCAAAGTTGCTTTACATGGTGCTTTTTTGCAAATTCAAGCAGGTTCAATCAGTGGTTTGGTGGGGATGAATGGTAGCGGTAAATCAACCCTATTTAAAGCAATTATGGGTTTTTTGAAGCCAGTCACAGGAAAGGTTTTGATTAATGGTTTACCGATAAAAACTGTGCAGAAAAAAAGCTTGGTGGCTTACGTACCCCAGTCGGAAGAGGTGGACTGGAATTTTCCAGTAAGTGTCCATGATGTGGTGATGATGGGACGCTACGGATACATGAATATACTACGAATTCCATCGGCGAACGATCGCTTAGTGGTGCGGGAGAGTTTGGAAAGGATGCAAATGTGGTCAATGCGCGATCGCCAAATTGGAGAACTCTCAGGTGGACAGAAAAAACGTGCCTTTCTCGCCCGTGCTTTAGCACAACAGGGAACAGTTTTACTATTAGATGAACCTTTCACTGGGGTAGATATTAAAACAGAAAAAGCGATGATTGATTTATTGCTGGAATTGCGAGAGGAAGGTCATACAATTTTAATTTCTACCCATGATTTAGCATCTATCACTACTTTCTGTGATCAAGTAGTACTCATTAATCGTACTATTTTAGCTTATGGTGATACATCAGAAGTCTTCACAGAAGAAAATCTCTCACGGACTTTTGGCGGTTCTCTGGGAGATTTATCTCTCGGCAAAAGTCAGATAATCCGTGGAAATCAAGGTGAATCTCATTGA
- a CDS encoding cytochrome c oxidase subunit II — MKIQKILNILTLLTGAIAITVISLWIGQQAYSWLPPQAAAESLLIDDLISFLVTLGSFIFLGVTSTLMYSVIFHRAVKDDFTDGPPIEGNITLEVVWTAIPILLVFWIAGYSYQVYEQMGIQGPSELVHLHNPLAMQSAHAEPNDLPANALAEPVEKIDVLAKQWAWVFHYPEKDITSTELHLPSDRRIRLALKSQDVLHGFYIPAFRLKQDIIPNHAIDFEFTPIRAGKYRLTDSQYSGTYFATMQANVVVESPENYQQWLAQAATQKPSVAKNQAASEYAQTSHQSVQTGWVTVPPAAPPLVNSPG; from the coding sequence ATGAAAATCCAGAAGATTTTAAATATTTTGACGCTGCTTACAGGCGCGATCGCAATCACTGTTATCAGTCTCTGGATCGGGCAGCAGGCTTACTCCTGGCTTCCTCCCCAAGCAGCAGCCGAATCCCTACTAATTGATGATTTGATTAGCTTCTTAGTAACCCTCGGTTCCTTCATCTTCTTGGGAGTCACAAGTACTTTAATGTATTCTGTGATCTTCCATCGGGCAGTCAAAGATGACTTCACTGACGGCCCCCCAATTGAAGGGAATATCACCTTAGAAGTTGTCTGGACAGCAATCCCAATTCTGTTAGTGTTTTGGATTGCGGGTTACAGCTATCAAGTTTACGAACAAATGGGAATTCAAGGCCCATCGGAATTAGTTCATTTGCATAATCCGCTAGCAATGCAATCGGCTCATGCAGAACCAAATGATTTACCAGCTAACGCTTTAGCAGAACCTGTAGAAAAAATCGACGTACTAGCTAAACAGTGGGCGTGGGTTTTTCATTACCCAGAAAAAGATATTACCAGTACCGAATTGCATTTACCAAGCGATCGCCGGATACGTTTAGCGCTGAAATCGCAAGACGTTCTCCACGGCTTTTATATACCTGCATTTCGCCTTAAGCAGGATATTATTCCCAACCACGCGATCGACTTTGAATTTACTCCCATCCGCGCCGGCAAGTACCGATTGACCGATTCCCAATATAGCGGTACATACTTTGCGACGATGCAGGCGAATGTGGTTGTCGAATCTCCTGAAAATTATCAGCAGTGGCTAGCACAAGCTGCAACCCAAAAGCCATCCGTAGCAAAAAATCAGGCAGCTTCTGAGTATGCCCAAACATCCCATCAATCAGTCCAAACTGGTTGGGTTACAGTTCCACCTGCTGCACCTCCTCTAGTCAATTCACCTGGTTGA
- a CDS encoding DUF2231 domain-containing protein → MNSELIDQLSGSLGANGLPYTIPIHPNLVHLTIGLFIIGMTFDIVGVLFPFEKWVFKYLAITVERQNLFDVGWYNMLAASIITFFTVAAGFYEMLLATPPADMKSAWGLQAMETMLWHGVGGVFLLALIIVLTIWRGWQRLVWAKQEYKETDREVQWIYLLAGIAIMFILYVHGTLGAQMAAEFGVHNTADNLLRSHQDLNTTLK, encoded by the coding sequence ATGAACTCAGAATTAATTGATCAATTGAGCGGCTCTTTAGGCGCAAACGGATTACCTTACACCATTCCCATTCATCCCAACTTAGTCCATCTGACAATAGGTTTGTTCATCATTGGGATGACCTTTGATATTGTCGGTGTTCTGTTCCCCTTTGAAAAATGGGTCTTCAAATATTTAGCAATTACTGTGGAACGTCAGAACTTATTTGATGTTGGCTGGTACAATATGCTAGCTGCCAGCATCATCACATTTTTCACAGTCGCAGCAGGCTTTTACGAAATGCTGTTGGCAACACCACCAGCTGATATGAAAAGTGCCTGGGGATTGCAGGCAATGGAAACTATGCTTTGGCATGGTGTGGGTGGTGTGTTCTTATTAGCGCTGATTATTGTCTTGACCATCTGGAGAGGATGGCAGCGCTTGGTTTGGGCCAAACAAGAATATAAAGAGACAGATAGAGAAGTGCAATGGATCTATCTGTTGGCAGGCATAGCAATTATGTTCATTCTGTACGTCCACGGGACACTAGGGGCGCAAATGGCTGCCGAGTTTGGCGTACACAATACAGCAGATAATTTGCTGCGATCGCACCAAGACCTCAATACAACACTCAAGTAA
- a CDS encoding cytochrome c oxidase subunit 3, with amino-acid sequence MDSYINSDELQHTAAEHTHDEEGNKMFGFIVFLLSESVIFLSFFAGYAIYKTTTPNWLPAGVSGLEVKEPTINTVILVASSFVIYLAERALQRHDLVKFRLFLLTTMAMGTYFLVGQAIEWNGLDFGFTTGVFGGTFYLLTGFHGLHVFTGILLQSIILVRSFIPGNYDTGHFGVNATSLFWHFVDVIWIILFILIYVWQ; translated from the coding sequence ATGGACAGTTATATCAATTCAGATGAATTGCAGCACACAGCCGCAGAACATACCCACGACGAAGAAGGCAACAAGATGTTTGGCTTCATTGTCTTCCTCCTGTCTGAAAGCGTCATTTTCTTGAGTTTTTTCGCCGGATATGCCATCTACAAAACAACAACGCCTAACTGGCTACCAGCAGGTGTTTCCGGGCTAGAAGTAAAAGAACCGACAATCAACACAGTAATTCTTGTCGCCAGTAGCTTTGTAATTTACTTAGCCGAACGCGCCCTTCAACGCCATGACTTAGTGAAATTTCGCCTATTTCTCTTGACAACAATGGCGATGGGTACTTACTTTTTGGTTGGGCAAGCGATTGAATGGAACGGCCTCGATTTTGGCTTCACCACAGGGGTATTTGGTGGGACGTTTTACCTGCTAACAGGCTTCCACGGTTTGCACGTTTTCACCGGCATTCTGTTGCAGTCGATTATTTTGGTACGTTCTTTCATCCCTGGCAACTACGACACAGGCCACTTCGGCGTGAATGCAACTTCATTGTTCTGGCACTTCGTCGATGTTATCTGGATTATTTTGTTTATCCTAATCTACGTTTGGCAGTAA
- a CDS encoding helix-hairpin-helix domain-containing protein, giving the protein MIKIATRKYLGKQNVYDIGVERDHNFAIKNGLIASNCFNKSHSTAYGYVTYQTAYLKANYPLEYMAALLTANSGDTDKVQRYITNCTNMGISIDPPDINRSGVDFTPTAGKILFGFSAVRNVGQNAIACILEARNDTGEFKSLADFCDRVDLRAVNRRTLESLIYCGAFDKIEPNRQQLINDSELVYDWAQSRAKDRASGQGNLFDLLGDGFSSTQNKRANNAFETAPKSKPVTDLPPQKKLQMEKELLGFYVSDHPLKSLRQIAPLLTPINLSQLGEQREDTRLCAVVMLNNVKKVVTKKGDQMAILQIEDLTTQSEAVVFPKTYERISTLLQVDTRLIIWGKVDRRDEQTQFILEDAEPVETVQMVMVELNPQQAGNIEELHRLKTILQDHSVDKEKARMPVIGIIQTETSRKLVRLGWQFCVQDSRITVQALQNASFPAHIKSLTGS; this is encoded by the coding sequence ATGATCAAAATAGCCACACGCAAATATTTAGGCAAACAAAATGTTTATGACATTGGGGTTGAGCGTGACCATAATTTTGCGATTAAAAATGGCTTGATAGCTTCCAATTGTTTCAATAAATCCCATTCAACAGCATACGGTTATGTAACTTATCAAACAGCATATTTAAAAGCTAATTACCCATTGGAATATATGGCGGCACTGTTAACGGCTAACAGTGGTGATACCGATAAGGTACAGAGATATATTACTAACTGTACAAATATGGGGATTTCCATAGATCCGCCAGACATTAATCGTTCTGGTGTTGATTTTACGCCGACGGCAGGAAAGATTCTGTTTGGATTTTCGGCAGTGCGTAACGTGGGGCAAAATGCGATCGCTTGTATTTTGGAGGCGAGAAATGATACAGGAGAGTTTAAGTCCCTCGCTGATTTTTGCGATCGCGTAGATTTACGTGCCGTTAACCGCCGAACTCTGGAATCGCTGATTTACTGTGGAGCCTTTGACAAAATTGAACCCAACCGTCAACAGTTAATTAACGACTCAGAATTAGTGTATGATTGGGCACAATCTCGCGCTAAAGACAGAGCCAGTGGTCAAGGGAATCTATTTGATTTATTGGGCGACGGCTTTTCTTCGACTCAAAATAAAAGAGCAAATAATGCTTTTGAAACTGCTCCTAAATCTAAACCTGTGACAGATTTACCCCCACAGAAAAAGTTGCAGATGGAGAAAGAACTACTAGGCTTTTATGTATCAGATCATCCACTGAAATCCTTACGGCAAATAGCACCACTTTTGACTCCAATTAACCTTTCACAACTGGGAGAACAAAGGGAAGATACAAGGCTTTGTGCAGTTGTCATGTTAAATAACGTCAAAAAGGTGGTCACGAAAAAAGGCGATCAGATGGCAATTCTGCAAATAGAAGACCTAACTACACAATCAGAAGCTGTAGTTTTTCCGAAAACTTATGAACGCATTAGTACGCTACTCCAAGTTGATACTAGATTGATTATTTGGGGAAAAGTAGATCGACGTGACGAGCAAACTCAATTTATTCTTGAAGATGCAGAACCAGTGGAAACAGTACAAATGGTGATGGTCGAGTTAAATCCCCAACAAGCAGGTAATATCGAAGAATTACATCGCTTGAAAACAATTTTGCAAGACCATTCAGTAGACAAAGAAAAGGCAAGAATGCCAGTGATTGGAATTATCCAAACTGAAACTTCTCGTAAGCTTGTTCGTTTAGGTTGGCAATTTTGCGTACAAGATTCTAGAATAACCGTTCAAGCTTTGCAAAATGCTAGTTTTCCTGCTCATATAAAATCGCTGACTGGTAGCTGA
- a CDS encoding DUF2231 domain-containing protein, whose amino-acid sequence MLEYFTSLNDHNLPYPDTIHPIVVHFVIAMVLFSFVCDVIGYFTGKSGLFEVSWWNMVVATIAIFVAIIFGQFEAGLAQPYSVAKSVLNLHTLIGWSLSGIITAITAWRYVIRARNPQKVPIYYLGAGLVLTLIVGLQVYLGDELVWVYGLHTVPVVEAVKDGLLQ is encoded by the coding sequence ATGCTTGAGTATTTTACATCTTTGAACGACCACAATTTACCTTATCCAGATACGATTCATCCCATCGTTGTCCACTTTGTAATTGCGATGGTATTGTTTTCCTTTGTCTGTGATGTAATTGGCTATTTTACTGGCAAATCCGGTCTTTTTGAGGTGAGTTGGTGGAATATGGTAGTTGCCACGATCGCCATCTTCGTGGCCATTATTTTCGGTCAGTTTGAAGCGGGTTTAGCACAGCCTTACAGCGTAGCTAAATCGGTACTAAATTTGCATACGCTGATTGGTTGGTCACTTTCGGGAATCATCACAGCAATTACAGCTTGGCGCTATGTAATTCGTGCCCGGAATCCGCAAAAAGTACCAATTTATTACTTGGGAGCCGGACTAGTTTTAACCCTAATAGTTGGCTTACAAGTATATCTTGGAGATGAACTTGTTTGGGTGTATGGATTGCATACAGTGCCAGTTGTGGAAGCAGTAAAGGATGGTCTGTTGCAATGA
- a CDS encoding metal ABC transporter permease, with protein sequence MNTLALLDWFTTPLQHEFMVKAICVSALVGVVCSVLSCFMTLKGWALMGDAVSHAVMPGVVIAYVLNIPFAVGAFVFGVGSVIAIGYIKAKTRIKEDTVIGLVFTGFFALGLVLVSKTPSSVDLTHILFGNVLGISNEDIIQTVIISGITLITIAILRKDLLLFCFDPTHARSIGLNTGALHYILLSLLSLTAVAGLQTVGIILVVAMLVTPGATAYLLTDRFDQMILISMASGVFSSVMGTYISYHIDGATGGCIVVLQTLLFVIAMIFAPKHGLLVRAKKQENTD encoded by the coding sequence ATGAATACTCTCGCATTATTAGACTGGTTCACTACACCCCTACAGCATGAATTCATGGTGAAGGCAATTTGTGTAAGTGCCTTAGTTGGGGTGGTTTGTTCTGTTTTATCTTGTTTTATGACCCTTAAAGGTTGGGCATTAATGGGAGATGCTGTTTCTCATGCGGTAATGCCTGGGGTTGTAATTGCTTATGTTTTAAATATCCCTTTTGCTGTGGGTGCTTTTGTCTTTGGAGTGGGTTCAGTTATTGCGATCGGTTATATCAAAGCGAAGACAAGGATTAAAGAAGATACTGTCATTGGACTTGTATTTACAGGATTTTTTGCTCTGGGTTTGGTACTAGTTTCCAAAACTCCCAGCAGCGTAGACTTGACACATATTTTGTTTGGCAATGTTTTAGGTATTTCTAATGAAGACATTATCCAAACGGTGATTATTAGCGGGATTACTTTAATAACAATAGCTATCTTACGCAAAGACTTACTATTATTTTGTTTTGACCCCACTCACGCACGTTCCATTGGCTTGAACACAGGAGCGCTGCACTATATTTTACTATCATTACTCTCGTTAACTGCTGTCGCCGGACTCCAGACAGTGGGAATTATTCTGGTTGTAGCTATGTTAGTAACTCCGGGAGCAACGGCTTATTTATTAACAGACCGTTTTGACCAGATGATACTAATTTCAATGGCATCTGGAGTATTTTCTAGTGTTATGGGCACTTACATCAGCTATCATATCGATGGTGCAACTGGGGGTTGTATAGTAGTGTTACAAACCTTGTTGTTTGTTATAGCAATGATTTTTGCACCTAAACATGGGTTACTGGTAAGAGCAAAGAAGCAAGAAAATACTGACTGA
- a CDS encoding hybrid sensor histidine kinase/response regulator: MQMEPKVNILLVDDKLENLLALEAILEKLGENLVRATSGEEALRCLLHQDFAVILLDVQMPGMDGFETATLIRNRGRSRHTPIIFLTAFSSSDQMLFKGYALGAVDYLLKPLDPNILTSKVTVFVELFKKTEAVKQQAAQLVAVNTELRQSEERLRSLSTCSPVGIFEIDTEGGCRYTNPRYQAICGLKAAESLEKRWLESVHPEDRERAIASWSAYICEGRDYSEEFRFQTAHGSVHWVQVRSSPMLSGQGELLGYVGTLEDITERKQAEEVRAQVIREQTARQEAEAANRMKDEFLAVLSHELRTPLTSMLGWSKILRAKKLDEKATSRALEAIERNAMSQMQLIEDILDVSRIIRGQLRLNVSAVNLLTVTEAALEAVRPLAEPKDIKLNTVLDTSLGSVYGDPARLQQVVWNLLTNAIKFTPKGGRVEVRLSKHCGFSISDFSVSPQSNGLGLGSDGKNLASSNTDESSNVQSQIQNLKSQYAQIEVIDTGIGISSEFLPKVFERFRQADSTTTRSHNGLGLGLAIVRHLVELHKGTIFAQSSGTGQGATFTVRLPLLQDNRGNREATGKSSSPVASTPLAGLRVLVVDDEADTRNFLSFMFEEYGAFATAVASVDEALAVLEQAKPDILISDIGMSGQDGYMLIRKLRSLEPEKGGRIPAIALTAYTREEDRLEALSAGFQQHLSKPIDPNKLIAAVANILELPLEAPVS; the protein is encoded by the coding sequence ATGCAGATGGAACCCAAAGTAAACATCCTCCTAGTGGATGATAAACTAGAAAATTTGCTGGCACTAGAGGCAATCCTAGAAAAACTAGGGGAGAATCTAGTGAGAGCTACTTCTGGGGAAGAAGCTTTGCGGTGTCTGCTGCATCAAGACTTTGCAGTTATTTTGCTTGATGTGCAAATGCCTGGGATGGATGGCTTTGAAACTGCTACCTTAATTCGCAATCGGGGGCGATCGCGTCACACTCCAATTATCTTTCTCACCGCCTTTAGCAGCAGCGACCAAATGCTATTTAAAGGCTATGCCTTGGGTGCAGTAGATTATTTACTCAAACCACTAGACCCCAATATTTTGACTTCTAAAGTCACAGTATTCGTAGAACTTTTTAAGAAAACAGAAGCCGTCAAGCAACAAGCAGCGCAGTTAGTAGCTGTAAATACAGAACTCAGGCAAAGTGAAGAACGATTGCGATCGCTAAGTACTTGCTCACCCGTTGGCATTTTTGAAATTGATACTGAAGGAGGATGTAGATATACAAATCCTCGCTATCAGGCAATTTGTGGTTTAAAAGCGGCAGAAAGTTTAGAAAAAAGATGGCTAGAATCTGTTCATCCAGAAGACAGAGAACGAGCGATCGCTAGTTGGTCTGCTTACATTTGTGAAGGTCGGGACTACTCGGAAGAATTTCGCTTTCAAACTGCTCACGGTAGCGTCCATTGGGTTCAAGTTCGCTCATCACCGATGCTTTCCGGTCAAGGGGAATTACTGGGATATGTAGGCACTCTTGAGGATATTACCGAACGCAAACAAGCAGAAGAAGTCCGCGCTCAAGTGATTCGAGAACAGACGGCAAGACAGGAAGCAGAAGCAGCAAATCGGATGAAAGATGAGTTTCTTGCTGTTCTTTCCCACGAACTCCGCACACCTCTCACCTCAATGCTGGGCTGGTCAAAAATCCTCCGCGCCAAGAAACTTGACGAAAAAGCCACTTCTCGCGCCTTGGAAGCGATCGAACGCAACGCGATGTCTCAGATGCAACTAATTGAGGATATCTTGGATGTATCCCGGATTATCCGTGGTCAGTTGCGGTTAAATGTATCTGCGGTGAATCTGCTCACGGTAACGGAGGCAGCCTTAGAGGCAGTTCGTCCCCTCGCAGAACCGAAAGATATTAAGTTAAATACTGTCCTGGATACTTCGCTAGGATCAGTATATGGCGATCCAGCCCGTTTACAGCAAGTTGTCTGGAACCTACTAACTAACGCCATTAAGTTTACTCCTAAAGGTGGTAGGGTAGAGGTTAGGCTATCAAAGCATTGTGGATTTTCGATTTCAGACTTCAGCGTCAGCCCTCAGTCAAACGGTTTGGGATTGGGATCTGATGGTAAAAATTTAGCCTCTTCAAACACTGATGAAAGCAGTAATGTACAATCCCAAATTCAAAATTTAAAATCTCAGTACGCCCAAATTGAAGTTATCGATACAGGCATTGGTATTAGTTCCGAGTTTTTACCCAAAGTATTTGAGCGTTTTCGGCAAGCAGACAGTACCACAACGCGATCGCACAACGGATTAGGACTAGGATTAGCGATCGTTCGTCATTTAGTGGAACTGCACAAAGGTACAATCTTTGCCCAAAGTTCAGGCACTGGACAAGGAGCAACTTTTACTGTGAGACTACCACTGCTACAAGACAATAGGGGGAATAGAGAAGCAACAGGAAAAAGTTCCTCCCCTGTAGCATCTACGCCCCTTGCTGGATTAAGAGTGTTAGTTGTAGATGATGAGGCGGATACCCGTAACTTTCTCAGTTTTATGTTTGAGGAGTATGGGGCTTTTGCCACTGCGGTAGCATCAGTTGATGAAGCGCTAGCAGTACTTGAACAAGCAAAACCAGATATTCTGATTAGCGATATCGGGATGTCAGGACAAGATGGTTATATGCTGATTCGGAAACTGCGCTCTTTAGAACCAGAAAAAGGCGGACGCATCCCC
- a CDS encoding metal ABC transporter solute-binding protein, Zn/Mn family — MRAQKADIILNNGLNLERWAQKLYNSVPKVPHITLTEGIKPVEIAEDAYKGKPNPHAWMSPQNALTYVENIRKALVNLDSANAESYNTNAKVYSQKIKEVDEKLRKAVSVVPADKRYIVSCEGAFSYLTRDYGLKEAYLWAVNSEQQATPKQLEKVIDIVKKNKIPVVFCESTVNDGAQRQVARESGARFGGVFYVDSLSPADGPAPTYLKLLEGNINTLTQGLEEK; from the coding sequence GTGAGGGCGCAAAAAGCAGACATAATTTTGAATAATGGTCTGAATTTAGAGCGTTGGGCACAAAAGTTATATAACAGCGTCCCCAAAGTGCCTCACATTACCCTAACTGAGGGAATTAAACCTGTAGAAATTGCGGAGGATGCTTACAAAGGAAAGCCTAATCCCCATGCTTGGATGTCACCACAAAACGCCTTGACTTACGTAGAGAATATTCGCAAGGCATTGGTTAATTTAGACTCAGCGAATGCAGAGAGTTATAATACCAATGCCAAAGTATACAGTCAAAAGATTAAGGAAGTTGATGAGAAACTGCGAAAAGCTGTTTCGGTAGTTCCAGCAGACAAGCGCTACATAGTAAGCTGTGAAGGCGCATTTTCATACCTTACCCGCGATTATGGCTTGAAAGAAGCTTATCTCTGGGCGGTCAATTCTGAACAGCAAGCTACTCCCAAACAGCTAGAAAAAGTCATTGATATAGTTAAAAAAAATAAAATACCTGTAGTTTTCTGTGAAAGTACAGTAAACGATGGAGCGCAACGTCAGGTAGCTAGAGAATCAGGAGCAAGGTTTGGTGGAGTGTTTTACGTTGATTCTCTATCTCCAGCAGATGGGCCAGCACCAACTTATCTCAAGTTGTTAGAAGGTAATATTAATACTCTAACTCAGGGATTAGAGGAAAAGTGA
- a CDS encoding chemotaxis protein CheB, with protein MSFKIVVIGTSLGGLSALKIVLGNLPVDFPVPIAIVQHRHKESTNTLQDLLQQSTLLKIREVEDKDEILSGYIYIAPADYHLLVEPGHFALSTDEPVSYARPSIDVLFESAADVYTEQVIGVILTGANQDGMQGLKKIKARGGTTIVQEPATAESDVMPKAAISAVTVDWILTLSNIASQMVKLCYSS; from the coding sequence GTGTCGTTTAAAATTGTGGTAATTGGTACTTCTTTAGGCGGATTATCAGCATTAAAAATTGTCCTAGGGAATTTACCAGTAGATTTCCCTGTGCCGATCGCGATCGTCCAACACCGTCATAAAGAGTCAACTAACACACTCCAGGATTTATTACAACAATCCACTTTGTTGAAAATTCGAGAAGTGGAAGACAAGGACGAAATACTATCAGGATATATCTACATAGCCCCAGCAGATTATCACTTACTAGTTGAACCAGGTCATTTTGCCCTCTCAACTGATGAACCTGTTTCTTATGCCAGACCATCTATTGATGTGCTGTTTGAGTCGGCAGCCGATGTCTACACAGAGCAAGTTATTGGTGTAATATTGACAGGAGCAAACCAAGATGGTATGCAAGGTCTCAAGAAAATAAAAGCGCGGGGAGGAACTACTATTGTACAAGAACCTGCCACAGCTGAGAGCGACGTTATGCCAAAGGCCGCAATTTCTGCTGTTACAGTAGACTGGATTTTGACACTCTCAAACATTGCTTCCCAGATGGTCAAGCTTTGTTATTCATCATAG